The following are from one region of the Endozoicomonas sp. 4G genome:
- the hmgA gene encoding homogentisate 1,2-dioxygenase: protein MTLPDDLEYQTGFGNEHETEALPGALPKACFSPQKVAYGLYCEQFSTTAFTAPKHQNRRTWTYRIHPSAVQGDYQPWDNNPLLKTAPLTDLPPVPSPLRWDPLPVTEQPTDFISGLTTIAANGDARTQIGTAIHLYAANQSMEQRFFYNADGELLIVPQAGGLLICTELGRLQVEPGDIAVIPRGIKFRVELLESKASGYVCENYGAPLTLPERGPVGANGFANDRDFQYPVAWYEDKEGTFELVSKFSGHLYCCELTHSPLDVVAWVGTSAPYKYQLSRFNVINTVSYDHPDPSIFTVLTSQSDTPGVANLDFVIFPPRWMVAENTFRPPWYHRNMMSEFMGLIHGVYDAKEKGFLPGGSSLHNSMSPHGPEADVFRKASEAELKPVRYENTLAFMFESRYVYVPSTFAMASDIRQKDYIKCWSGLQKHFDPNQKP, encoded by the coding sequence ATGACATTACCTGACGACCTTGAATACCAGACAGGTTTTGGTAACGAACACGAAACAGAAGCATTACCCGGTGCTCTGCCCAAAGCCTGCTTCAGCCCTCAGAAGGTGGCTTATGGCCTTTATTGCGAACAGTTTTCAACCACTGCTTTCACAGCTCCCAAACACCAGAACCGCCGAACCTGGACCTATCGAATCCACCCTTCCGCGGTTCAGGGAGACTACCAGCCCTGGGATAACAACCCGCTGCTGAAAACAGCACCTCTGACAGACCTGCCGCCAGTGCCGAGTCCGCTTCGCTGGGACCCGCTGCCCGTCACAGAACAACCCACTGACTTTATCAGCGGCCTGACCACCATTGCCGCTAATGGTGACGCCAGGACACAGATCGGTACGGCTATTCACCTGTACGCCGCCAACCAAAGTATGGAACAGCGATTCTTTTATAATGCCGATGGCGAGCTGCTGATTGTGCCCCAGGCAGGGGGTCTGCTGATTTGTACCGAACTGGGTCGGTTGCAGGTGGAGCCGGGCGATATTGCCGTGATTCCGCGCGGCATAAAATTCAGAGTAGAGCTGCTTGAGAGCAAAGCCAGTGGCTATGTCTGCGAAAACTATGGAGCCCCACTGACCCTGCCGGAACGTGGCCCGGTCGGTGCCAATGGCTTTGCCAATGACCGGGATTTCCAATACCCCGTTGCCTGGTATGAAGATAAAGAAGGCACATTCGAACTGGTCAGTAAATTCTCAGGTCATCTTTATTGCTGTGAACTCACTCACTCCCCCCTGGATGTAGTGGCCTGGGTGGGGACTTCAGCACCTTATAAATACCAGCTGTCCCGCTTTAATGTCATCAACACAGTCAGTTACGATCACCCGGATCCTTCTATCTTTACGGTTCTGACCTCTCAATCTGATACACCGGGGGTAGCTAATCTCGATTTTGTTATCTTTCCTCCCCGCTGGATGGTGGCTGAAAATACCTTTCGCCCTCCCTGGTATCATCGCAATATGATGAGCGAGTTCATGGGACTGATTCACGGCGTTTATGACGCTAAGGAAAAAGGGTTTTTACCCGGCGGAAGCAGTCTGCATAACAGTATGTCACCCCATGGTCCCGAAGCCGATGTATTCAGGAAAGCCAGCGAAGCAGAGCTGAAACCTGTCCGTTATGAAAACACTCTGGCCTTTATGTTTGAATCCCGATACGTCTATGTGCCATCAACATTCGCCATGGCGAGCGACATACGACAAAAAGACTATATTAAATGCTGGTCTGGGCTACAGAAGCACTTTGATCCAAACCAGAAACCTTAA
- the fahA gene encoding fumarylacetoacetase, producing the protein MISLNETHDVNLTSWVSCANTSDTDFPIQNLPFAVFRTDSEPFRCGVAIGNQILDLKATADVKPFEGKAADALAACAQKNLNPLMELGFEYWSALRLSLSRALRTGSELESQLKPCLITMNKAEFALPCQIRDYTDFYSSIHHAKAVGSLFRPDNPLLPNYKWVPIGYHGRASSIEVSGQTFHRPAGQTKAPDAESPAYGPCKRLDYELEMGIFIGQGNQLGNAIALDKTDQHIFGMCLLNDWSARDIQAWEYQPLGPFLAKSFASTISPWIVTLEALAPFRTGYLRPTEDPQPLPYLSSEENSILGALDIQLEVLLQTPAMKSAQQSMEKLSQSSFKHSYWSVGQMVAHHASNGCNLQSGDLLGTGTQSGPRPEEAGSLLELTKGGKEPLTLTNGEQRTFLQDGDTVIMKGWCEKEGAASIGFGEVAATVLPANLPVKG; encoded by the coding sequence ATGATTTCACTGAACGAGACCCATGACGTTAATCTCACCAGCTGGGTAAGTTGTGCTAACACGTCCGACACCGACTTCCCCATTCAGAACCTGCCCTTTGCTGTTTTTCGTACAGACAGCGAACCTTTCCGATGCGGTGTCGCCATTGGCAACCAGATTCTGGATCTGAAGGCGACAGCTGACGTAAAGCCTTTTGAAGGTAAAGCTGCTGATGCACTGGCTGCCTGTGCCCAGAAAAACCTGAATCCTCTAATGGAACTGGGTTTTGAATACTGGAGCGCCCTCAGGCTCAGCCTGTCCAGAGCACTGAGAACAGGCTCAGAGCTGGAAAGCCAACTGAAACCCTGTCTGATCACCATGAACAAAGCCGAATTTGCTCTGCCCTGCCAGATCAGGGATTACACTGACTTCTATTCCTCCATCCATCACGCCAAGGCTGTCGGTTCACTGTTCAGACCCGACAACCCTTTACTGCCTAACTACAAATGGGTGCCTATTGGCTATCACGGCAGAGCCTCTTCCATTGAAGTCTCGGGACAAACGTTTCACCGCCCGGCAGGTCAAACCAAAGCGCCAGATGCTGAGTCCCCCGCCTACGGTCCCTGCAAACGACTCGACTATGAACTGGAAATGGGCATTTTCATCGGCCAGGGAAACCAGCTGGGTAACGCGATTGCGCTGGATAAAACCGATCAGCATATATTCGGAATGTGTCTTTTAAATGACTGGTCTGCACGAGATATTCAGGCCTGGGAATACCAGCCCCTGGGCCCCTTCCTGGCGAAAAGCTTTGCCTCAACCATTTCGCCGTGGATTGTCACGCTGGAAGCACTGGCTCCTTTTCGAACCGGTTACCTTCGCCCGACAGAGGATCCTCAGCCTCTGCCTTATTTAAGCTCGGAAGAAAACAGCATTCTGGGAGCACTGGATATTCAGCTGGAAGTTCTGCTGCAAACGCCAGCCATGAAAAGTGCTCAGCAAAGTATGGAAAAGCTCTCCCAATCCAGCTTCAAGCATTCCTACTGGAGTGTTGGCCAGATGGTGGCTCATCACGCCAGCAATGGTTGCAACCTGCAATCCGGCGATTTGTTGGGAACGGGTACTCAGTCCGGCCCCAGGCCAGAAGAAGCAGGCTCTCTTTTGGAGCTGACCAAGGGAGGTAAAGAGCCGCTGACCCTGACCAATGGTGAACAAAGAACGTTCCTGCAAGACGGAGATACCGTGATCATGAAAGGCTGGTGCGAAAAAGAAGGCGCTGCCAGCATTGGCTTTGGTGAAGTTGCAGCCACTGTTCTGCCAGCAAATCTGCCAGTAAAAGGATAA
- the maiA gene encoding maleylacetoacetate isomerase — translation MRLYSYFRSSAAYRVRIALNLKEVDHELIPVNLLKSEQKGDDYKNIQPQGLVPALAVGNKRLIQSMAILEWLEDSYPEPAIIPGDAWQKSQIRSLANLISCDIHPLNNLRVLNYLKSEFEMTDEQKAHWYQHWIKTGFDAFEQLLGNSRFCIGDTPTLADICLVPQVYNALRFNVPLTDYPNIQRIYQQCNELNAFIDASPEQQPDSTL, via the coding sequence ATGAGGCTTTATAGTTACTTCCGCTCTTCAGCGGCTTACCGGGTCAGGATTGCCCTGAACCTCAAAGAAGTGGATCATGAATTGATCCCGGTTAACCTGTTGAAGTCAGAACAAAAAGGGGATGATTATAAAAACATTCAACCCCAGGGGCTGGTACCAGCACTGGCAGTCGGGAACAAACGGCTGATTCAGTCCATGGCTATTCTGGAATGGCTTGAAGACAGCTATCCGGAACCGGCCATTATTCCGGGAGATGCCTGGCAGAAATCGCAAATTCGCAGTCTGGCCAATCTCATCAGCTGCGACATACACCCTCTGAATAACCTGAGAGTTCTGAACTATCTCAAGTCGGAATTTGAAATGACTGACGAGCAGAAAGCCCACTGGTACCAACACTGGATAAAAACCGGGTTTGATGCCTTTGAACAACTACTGGGAAACAGCCGTTTCTGTATCGGGGACACCCCTACCCTGGCCGACATCTGTCTGGTACCACAGGTCTACAATGCCTTGCGATTTAATGTGCCGTTAACGGATTATCCAAACATCCAGAGAATCTACCAGCAGTGTAATGAGCTCAATGCTTTTATTGATGCCAGTCCAGAGCAACAGCCTGACAGTACTTTGTGA